The following coding sequences lie in one Rutidosis leptorrhynchoides isolate AG116_Rl617_1_P2 chromosome 6, CSIRO_AGI_Rlap_v1, whole genome shotgun sequence genomic window:
- the LOC139852836 gene encoding E3 ubiquitin-protein ligase At1g63170-like: MAVISQEQNNLTDDYPLLIQNHENEHFIDVDRSSIDASSSQSSDDFSHRESSSSPQVSTADSGQSSSSGSNAPGGRQRWNPFNTLLWILIELVFTAGQIIAAIIVLYISKGENPQNPLFAWVVGYAAGCAASLPLLYWRYLHRNHATSRRTNQVQQPISEGNAHQEPNSYITISFTPSPEEETHQPTSSNTLNGLNVAGSNVRLNMFVDHFKMALDCFFAVWFVVGNVWIFGDHSSSAAAPILYRLCIVYLTISCIGYAMPFILCGMICCCLPQIISILGIRDDMNQIRGASEDSINALPTHKFKRKIAEFKDLKELDLAVDEGGLVAAGTEKERAISGEDAVCCICLAKYTDDDLLRELPCTHFFHTECVDRWLKINATCPLCKFDISSSNGNPYSTEESHQQQV, translated from the exons ATGGCTGTTATCTCGCAAGAACAGAACAATCTGACAGATGATTATCCTTTGCTCATACAAAATCACGAAAACGAGCATTTTATTGACGTAGATAGAAGCAGCATTGACGCTTCCTCATCACAATCATCTGATGATTTTTCTCATCGCGAATCATCTAGTAGCCCCCAAGTTTCAACTGCTGATTCTGGTCAATCTTCATCAAGTGGGTCAAATGCACCCGGGGGCCGCCAAAGATGGAATCCGTTTAACACTTTGTTGTGGATTTTGATAGAGCTAGTATTCACAGCAGGTCAAATTATTGCAGCTATTATTGTTTTATATATTTCAAAAGGTGAAAATCCACAGAATCCTTTGTTTGCTTGGGTTGTGGGTTATGCTGCTGGTTGTGCTGCAAGTCTTCCACTTCTGTACTGGCGGTATCTTCATCGAAATCATGCTACTAGTCGAAGAACAAATCAAGTTCAACAGCCAATTTCTGAAGGGAATGCTCATCAAGAACCAAATTCTTACATAACGATCTCATTTACTCCCTCTCCAGAAGAGGAAACTCATCAGCCTACGTCTTCAAACACTTTGAATGGACTAAATGTTGCTGGTTCAAATGTTAG GCTTAATATGTTTGTAGATCATTTCAAGATGGCCCTCGATTGCTTTTTTGCTGTATGGTTTGTTGTCGGAAATGTATGGATCTTTGGAGACCACTCATCTTCTGCCGCTGCACCCATTTTGTATAG GTTATGTATAGTTTATCTTACTATTAGTTGTATCGGGTATGCGATGCCTTTCATATTATGTGGAATGATTTGTTGTTGCTTGCCACAAATCATTTCTATACTTGGCATCCGTGACGATATGAATCAAATTAGAGGAGCCAGTGAAGATTCTATTAATGCTTTACCGACACACAAATTTAAACGAAAGATTGCTGAGTTTAAGGACTTAAAGGAGCTTGATTTAGCAGTTGATGAAGGTGGACTTGTAGCAGCAGGGACTGAAAAGGAACGTGCCATCTCTGGTGAAGATGct GTTTGTTGTATTTGCTTGGCTAAGTACACAGATGATGATTTATTAAGGGAGCTTCCATGCACACATTTCTTCCATACAGAATGTGTTGACAGGTGGTTGAAGATCAATGCAACATGTCCATTATGCAAGTTCGATATCAGTAGCAGTAATGGTAATCCATATTCTACTGAAGAATCTCATCAGCAGCAAGTTTGA
- the LOC139852584 gene encoding uncharacterized protein: MVGGGSRKDGPIAINSTNVFAALSSSKKKKKSDASSSKKGAKNNNEEGNEQVFWAPAPLTTKSWADVDDEDDDDYFATTAPPPVWGGGEEGDNVKGNESPVEESEIESEDEGVDETDDEENDHELEVPDEKVPVIEKTAEVFPPKDTDRQLSKKELKKKELAELEAVLAELGLNETSGKENPDAAQEKVDNQNGVEKKDKNMVPGESKSAKKKKKDKSKDLAKEHDVSKEHATEKSTAEDEDVSGVVMKEKLKKMASMKKKKSSKELDGAARAAASEAAARSARLAAAKKKEKSHYNQQPVR, from the exons atggttGGAGGTGGAAGTAGAAAGGATGGACCAATAGCAATCAACAGCACTAATGTATTTGCTGCACTTAGTAgctcaaagaagaagaagaaatcagaTGCTTCTTCATCTAAAAAGGGTGCTAAGAACAACAATGAGGAGGGAAATGAACAGGTTTTTTGGGCTCCTGCGCCTTTGACGACGAAGTCATGGGCGGACGtggatgatgaggatgatgatgattattttgCGACTACCGCACCACCGCCTGTCTGGGGTGGTGGAGAAGAGGGAGATAATGTCAAAGGAAATGAATCTCCAGTTGAG GAAAGTGAAATTGAAAGCGAAGATGAAGGAGTTGATGAAACTGATGACGAAGAAAATGATCACGAACTGGAGGTTCCAGACGAGAAGGTGCCAGTTATCGAAAAGACCGCTGAAGTTTTTCCTCCCAAGGACACTGACCGGCAACTTTCAAAGAAAGAACTGAAGAAGAAGGAGCTTGCAGAGCTTGAAGCTGTGCTTGCTGAGCTAGGGCTGAATGAAACCAGTGGCAAAGAGAATCCTG ATGCTGCTCAAGAGAAAGTAGATAATCAAAATGGAGTGGAAAAGAAAGACAAAAACATGGTTCCCGGTGAGAGCAAAAGTgccaaaaagaagaagaaagacaaGTCTAAAGATCTAGCAAAGGAACACGATGTCTCCAAAGAGCATGCAACTGAGAAGTCAACAGCAGAGGATGAGGACGTATCTGGAGTGGTTATGAAAGAGAAATTGAAGAAAATGGCTTCCATGAAGAAGAAGAAATCTAGCAAGGAATTGGACGGTGCCGCTAGAGCTGCCGCCAGTGAGGCAGCTGCAAGGAGTGCAAGGCTTGCAGCAGCTAAGAAGAAAGAGAAGAGTCACTACAACCAGCAGCCTGTACGCTAA